Genomic segment of Gemmatimonadota bacterium:
CACCGGGAAGATGCCGCACGTCGCGCCATACTCGGGCGCCATGTTGCCGATCGTGGCTCGGTCCGCCAGGGGCAGCCGCGCCAGCCCGGGGCCGTAGAACTCGACGAATTTCCCTACCACCCCCTTCTGGCGCAGCATCTCGGTGACGCGCAGCACCAGGTCCGTGGCCGTGGCGCCCTCCGGCAGCTCGCCGGACAGCCGGAAGCCGACCACCTCGGGGATCAGCATCGAGAGCGGCTGGCCCAGCATGGCCGCCTCCGCCTCGATGCCGCCCACGCCCCAGCCCAGCACGCCCAACCCGTTGATCATGGTGGTATGCGAGTCCGTGCCCACCAGCGTATCGGGATAGGCCAGCCGCCGGCCGGCCGGACCTTGGCCGTCAAACACCACCCGCGCCAGGTACTCGAGATTGACCTGGTGCACTATTCCGGTCTCGGGCGGGACGACCCGGAAATTCCTGAGCGCCCGCTGACCCCAGCGCAGGAACGCGTAGCGTTCGCGGTTGCGGCGGTACTCGAGCTCCGCGTTGGTCTGGAACGCCACGCGCG
This window contains:
- the acnA gene encoding aconitate hydratase (catalyzes the conversion of citrate to isocitrate) — encoded protein: MKDTFGARSVLRVGTRELDIWRLEALERRGLPVSRLPYSLRVLLENLLRHEDGVTVTAEDIEALALWEPGAVPDREIAFMPARVILQDFTGVPAVVDLAAMRDAMKRLGGEPGLINPLQPVELVIDHSVQVDEFGTRVAFQTNAELEYRRNRERYAFLRWGQRALRNFRVVPPETGIVHQVNLEYLARVVFDGQGPAGRRLAYPDTLVGTDSHTTMINGLGVLGWGVGGIEAEAAMLGQPLSMLIPEVVGFRLSGELPEGATATDLVLRVTEMLRQKGVVGKFVEFYGPGLARLPLADRATIGNMAPEYGATCGIFPV